Proteins from one Sabethes cyaneus chromosome 2, idSabCyanKW18_F2, whole genome shotgun sequence genomic window:
- the LOC128735944 gene encoding uncharacterized protein LOC128735944 — MADKVIKERIKKRERMFVSLKRHAQFLESYSVETHSGQISSRLEKLDKKWEEFETLQEEIADLDENGDHEEESNRAHERFENQYFEIRAALLEKTLPTRPAENLDTTMGRNNSGMGLHSGVRLPQITLPDFDGDYRSWLSFKSTYESLIHESVELSDVQKFHYLKSALKGEAAKLIESLTITNGNYAIAWETITKRYSNEYLLKKRHVQALIEYPKIQHESAIAIHGLVDEFEQRLKILTQLGEKTESWGALIVHWMCSKLDSQSLKLWEDHAASVDEPTFAVLIAFLEKRTRVLDALSSSTVEAEKFDQKTTNRRPRLTVNAATSNERPTYKCPCCGDDHYMARCAKFLKLNNKERLDLINAKRLCSNCFRTGHWVRDCNSAFNCRTCGKKHHSLIHPGFLVNDSQSTRQPSNEARECNVATGGEDEETIVDEEHRVGSYSVGTKHGRSYVFLSTVVLAVRDQNGEMHLARALLDNGSQANIMSERLSQILKLNRRAVNIPICGVGEMESKARHLVSTLVSSRVTDFSINVDFLILQRVTSVLPAANVSVSNWKIPEGIQLADPDFNINNQIDLLIGAEYFYRFLYERQMNQIRLGPGLPILVDTVFGWVVSGKATKEKATSINCCLATASENLEGLLERFWAMESCDDRPAWSKEEQDSEAHFAKTHSRLDDGRYVVQLPKQLNFDRMLGESRNMALDRFIKMEKRLDRDLEMKKQYHSVIQEYLDLGHMRKLSDEEVQLESD; from the coding sequence ATGGCAGATAAAGTAATCAAAGAAAGGATTAAAAAGCGTGAGCGCATGTTTGTGTCACTGAAAAGGCACGCGCAATTTTTGGAATCATACAGTGTGGAAACGCATAGTGGACAAATATCAAGCAGGTTGGAAAAGTTGGACAAAAAATGGGAGGAATTCGAAACCTTACAAGAGGAGATTGCGGATCTAGATGAAAATGGAGATCACGAGGAAGAAAGTAACAGAGCTCACGAAAGATTCGAGAACCAGTATTTTGAAATTCGTGCGGCGTTGCTCGAGAAAACATTACCAACTCGCCCTGCAGAAAATCTAGACACTACGATGGGACGAAACAACAGCGGCATGGGATTGCATAGCGGAGTTCGTTTGCCCCAGATCACGTTACCGGATTTTGATGGGGATTATAGAAGCTGGCTGTCATTCAAATCTACTTATGAGTCTCTCATTCATGAATCGGTGGAACTAAGTGACGTCCAAAAATTTCACTATCTGAAGTCAGCGTTGAAAGGCGAAGCTGCAAAACTCATCGAATCGTTGACCATCACAAATGGCAATTATGCGATAGCATGGgaaacaattacaaaacgataCTCTAATGAATACCTCTTAAAAAAGCGTCATGTGCAAGCTCTGATAGAATATCCAAAAATTCAACACGAGTCGGCAATTGCAATTCATGGCTTGGTGGATGAATTCGAACAGCGCTTAAAAATACTAACACAACTGGGCGAAAAGACGGAGAGCTGGGGAGCATTAATTGTTCATTGGATGTGCTCAAAGCTCGATTCCCAGTCTTTAAAGCTATGGGAGGATCATGCGGCCTCGGTAGACGAGCCCACATTTGCCGTTTTGATTGCTTTTCTAGAAAAACGTACTAGAGTTTTGGATGCATTATCGTCGAGCACTGTGGAGGCagaaaaatttgatcaaaaaactACAAACAGGCGTCCAAGATTAACTGTAAATGCGGCTACAAGTAACGAACGACCAACTTATAAATGTCCATGCTGCGGGGATGACCATTACATGGCTCGATGTGCtaaattcttgaaattaaacaATAAAGAGAGGTTGGATCTCATAAACGCTAAACGACTTTGCAGCAATTGTTTTCGCACGGGTCATTGGGTGCGAGATTGTAATTCGGCTTTCAACTGTAGAACGTGTGGTAAGAAGCATCATTCGCTGATTCATCCCGGTTTTCTAGTTAACGACAGTCAATCAACAAGGCAGCCGTCAAACGAAGCGAGGGAATGTAACGTAGCTACGGGCGGTGAAGACGAGGAAACAATTGTAGACGAGGAGCATCGCGTAGGATCGTATAGCGTCGGAACAAAGCATGGTCGCTCGTATGTTTTTCTATCCACGGTAGTCTTGGCAGTACGAGATCAGAATGGTGAAATGCATTTAGCTAGAGCGCTGCTGGATAACGGTTCACAGGCAAATATAATGAGCGAAAGGTTGAGTCAGATACTAAAGTTGAACCGAAGAGCGGTTAACATCCCCATCTGCGGAGTAGGGGAAATGGAGTCTAAAGCTCGACACTTAGTCAGCACTCTCGTTAGTTCCAGAGTAACGgatttctcaataaatgtagATTTTCTCATTCTTCAACGAGTGACGTCTGTTTTACCAGCAGCTAATGTTTCCGTATCAAATTGGAAAATTCCGGAGGGCATTCAACTGGCAGATCCAGATTTTAACATAAACAATCAGATCGACCTTTTAATTGGTGCGGAATATTTCTATCGGTTCCTTTACGAGCGACAGATGAATCAAATTAGGTTGGGTCCTGGTCTTCCCATTCTGGTGGATACTGTTTTCGGCTGGGTGGTATCGGGAAAGGCCACAAAGGAAAAGGCTACTTCTATCAATTGCTGTCTGGCCACAGCATCGGAAAATTTGGAAGGTTTACTCGAACGTTTTTGGGCGATGGAGAGCTGTGATGATCGACCGGCTTGGTCGAAAGAGGAGCAAGATAGTGAAGCTCACTTCGCGAAAACTCACAGCAgattggacgatggacgatACGTGGTACAGCTTCCGAAACAGCTAAATTTCGACAGGATGTTGGGCGAATCTAGAAATATGGCGCTAGATCGATttataaaaatggaaaaacgattGGATCGTGATTTAGAGATGAAAAAACAATACCATTCCGTCATACAAGAATATTTGGACTTAGGCCACATGCGGAAATTGTCAGACGAAGAAGTGCAACTTGAGTCTGATTGA
- the LOC128735945 gene encoding uncharacterized protein LOC128735945 produces the protein MRQEFWPIHGKQAVNSVLRKCYRCFRFNPTPIQQPTGQLPKTRIRPSGAFLITGVDYCGPFYLKPPHRRAAAPKAYIAVFVCFTTKAMHLEIVSDLSTTGFLSAFRRFIGYHGIPREVHSDNAKNFAGAKHELNALYCILNNESSYNRIGTELAQYGISWHFIPPRAPNFGGLWEAAVRSVKTCLKKEIGDRRLSYEDFSTLLVQITAALNSRPLMPLSDDPNDLKVLTPAHFLIGTSMQALPERDVRNVPSNRLTHYQQRQQLFQHYWQRWSNEYLTELQATSKKRQTTAVQQGNIVVLREDNLPPLRWPMARIIDVHPGADGVVRVVTVKTTNGIYKRPVNRICPLPSSCHSGI, from the coding sequence ATGAGACAAGAGTTTTGGCCTATACACGGTAAGCAAGCGGTCAACTCAGTCTTGCGAAAATGTTATCGCTGCTTCCGCTTTAATCCAACACCCATTCAGCAACCAACTGGTCAGCTCCCAAAAACGCGTATTCGTCCAAGCGGAGCCTTTCTCATTACGGGAGTTGATTATTGTGGGCCGTTTTATTTGAAACCTCCGCATCGACGTGCTGCTGCTCCCAAAGCATATATAGCGGTGTTCGTCTGCTTTACGACGAAGGCAATGCATTTGGAAATTGTAAGTGATTTATCAACTACTGGATTCCTCTCTGCCTTTCGACGTTTTATTGGATATCATGGCATACCGCGCGAAGTTCACTCGGATAATGCAAAAAATTTTGCGGGTGCTAAGCACGAATTGAACGCTTTATATTGCATCCTAAACAATGAGTCAAGCTATAATCGTATAGGAACAGAACTTGCCCAATACGGAATTTCCTGGCATTTTATTCCTCCTAGAGCGCCAAATTTCGGAGGTTTGTGGGAGGCAGCCGTTCGCTCTGTTAAAACGTGCCTCAAGAAAGAAATCGGTGACCGCCGCCTGTCTTACGAGGATTTCTCGACACTACTCGTCCAAATTACAGCGGCTCTCAATTCTCGGCCGTTAATGCCATTATCAGATGATCCCAACGATCTGAAGGTATTGACACCGGCTCATTTTTTGATTGGGACTTCCATGCAAGCTTTACCTGAACGTGATGTGCGCAATGTTCCCTCCAACCGCCTTACCCACTACCAGCAACGACAGCAATTGTTCCAGCACTATTGGCAACGTTGGAGCAACGAATATCTCACCGAATTACAAGCAACCAGCAAGAAGCGACAGACAACAGCAGTTCAACAAGGAAACATCGTGGTACTACGTGAAGACAACCTACCGCCGTTACGTTGGCCTATGGCGAGAATTATCGACGTGCATCCTGGAGCTGATGGAGTGGTTCGCGTCGTAACCGTGAAAACGACCAACGGAATCTACAAACGTCCAGTCAACCGAATTTGTCCCTTGCCATCCAGTTGCCATAGTGGTATTtaa